From the Sebastes fasciatus isolate fSebFas1 chromosome 9, fSebFas1.pri, whole genome shotgun sequence genome, the window GGTGATGTGTTCAGTATCCTCTGTTCACCATGCtgctgtgttggtgttgtgttcagtatgttctgctcaccatgctgctggtgatgtgttcagtatgttctgttCACTATGCTGCTGGTGATGTGTTCAGTATCCTCTGTTCACCATGCtgctgtgttggtgttgtgttcagtatgttctgctcaccatgctgttggtgttgtgttcagtatgttctgctcACCATGCTGCTGTGTTGGtgatgtgttcagtatgttctgttCACCATGCTGCTGTGTTGGtgatgtgttcagtatgttctgctcatcatgctgctggtgatgtgttcagtatgttctgctcaccatgatgttggtgttgtgttcagtatgttctgctcaccatgctgttggtgttgtgttcagtatgttctgctcaccatgctcctgtgttggtgttgtgttcagtatgttctgctcatcatgctgctggtgatgtgttcagtatgttctgctcaccatgatgttggtgttgtgttcagtatgttctgctcaccatgctgttggtgttgtgttcagtatgttctgctcaccatgctcctgtgttggtgttgtgttcagtatgttctgctcaccatgctgctggtgatgtgttcagtatgttctgctcaccatgatgttggtgttgtgttcagtatgttctgctcaccatgctcctgtgttggtgttgtgttcagtatgttttGCTCACCATGCtgctgtgttggtgttgtgttcagtatgttctgctcaccatgctgttggtgttgtgttcagtatgttttGCTCACCATGCtgctgtgttggtgttgtgttcagtatgttctgttCACCATGatgttggtgttgtgttcagtatgttctgctcaccatgctgttggtgttgtgttcagtatgttctgctcACCGTGCtgctgtgttggtgttgtgttcagcATGTTCTGTTCACTATGCTGCTAGtgatgtgttcagtatgttctgctcACCATGTTGCTGGtgatgtgttcagtatgttctgttcaccatgctgctggtgttgtgttcagtatgttctgttcaccatgctgctggtgttgtgttcagtatgttctgctcaccatgctgttggtgttgtgttcagtatgttctgctcaccgtgttgctgtgttggtgttgtgttcagtatgttctgctcaccgtgctgctgtgttgtgttcagtatgttctgctcaccatgctgctggtgttgtgttcagtatgttctgctcACCGTGCTtctgtgttggtgttgtgttcagtatgttctgctcaccgtgctgctggtgatgtgttcagtatgttctgctgctgtgttgtgttgtgttcagtatgttctgctcaccatgctgctggtgatgtgttcagtatgttctgttcaccatgctgctggtgttgtgttcagtatgttctgtatgttgtgttgtgttgttctgctgctgtgttggtgttgtgttcagtatgttctgctcaccatgctgctggtgatgtgttcagtatgttctgttcaccatgctgctggtgttgtgttcagtatgttctgctcaccatgctgctggtgttgtgttcagtatgttctgctcaccatgttgttggtgttgtgttcagtatgttctgctcaccgtgctgctggtgatgtgttcagtatgttctgctcaccatgctgctgtgttggtgttgtgttcagtatgttctgctcACCGTTCtgctgtgttggtgttgtgttcagtatgttctgctcaccatgctgttggtgttgtgttcagtatgttttGCTCACCGTGCtgctgtgttggtgttgtgttcagtatgttctgctcaccatgctgctggtgatgtgttcagtatgttctgctcaccatgatgttggtgttgtgttcagtatgttctgctcaccatgatgttggtgttgtgttcagtatgttctgctcaccatgatgttggtgttgtgttcagtatgttccgCTCACCGTGTtgctgtgttggtgttgtgttcagtatgttctgctcaccgtgttgctgtgttggtgttgtgttcagtatgttctgctcACCGTGCtgctgtgttggtgttgtgttcagtatgttctgctcaccgtgttgctgtgttggtgttgtgttcagtatgttctgctcaccgtgttgctgtgttggtgttgtgttcagtatgttctgctcACCGTGCtgctgtgttggtgttgtgttcaaTATGTTCTGCTCACCGTGTtgctgtgttggtgttgtgttcagtatgttctgttCACCATGatgttggtgttgtgttcagtatgttctgctcaccatgctgttggtgttgtgttcagtatgttctgctcaccatgctgctgtgttggtgttgtgttcagtatgttctgctcaccatgctgttggtgttgtgttcagtatgttccgCTCACCGTGTTactgtgttggtgttgtgttcagtatgttctgctcaccatgatgttggtgttgtgttcagtatgttctgctcaccatgatgttggtgttgtgttcagtatgttctgctcaccatgctgttggtgttgtgttcagtatgttctgctcaccatgctgttggtgttgtgttcagtatgttccgCTCACCGTGTTactgtgttggtgttgtgttcagtatgttctgctcaccatgatgttggtgttgtgttcagtatgttctgctcaccatgatgttggtgttgtgttcagtatgttctgctcaccatgctgttggtgttgtgttcagtatgttccgCTCACCGTGTTactgtgttggtgttgtgttcagtatgttctgctcaccatgatgttggtgttgtgttcagtatgttctgctcACCGTGCtgctgtgttggtgttgtgttcagcATGTTCTGCTCATCATGTTGCTGGtgatgtgttcagtatgttctgttCACCATGctgttggtgttgtgttcagtatgttctgctcACCGTGCtgctgtgttggtgttgtgttcagcATGTTCTGCTCATCATGCTgctggtgttgtgttcagtatgttctgctcaccatgctgttggtgttgtgttcagtatgttctgttCACCGTGCTactgtgttggtgttgtgttcagtatgttctgctcACCGTGCTGCCGTGTTGGTGttatgttcagtatgttctgctcaccgtgctgctggtgttggtgttgtgttcagtatgttctgttcaccatgctgctggtgttgtgttcagtatgttctgctcACCGTGCTactgtgttggtgttgtgtttagtatgttctgctcaccgtgttgctgtgttggtgttgtgttcagtatgttctgctcaccgtgctgctggtgttggtgttgtgttcagtatgttctgctcaccatgttgctgtgttggtgttgtgttcagtatgttctgctcACCGTGCtgctgtgttggtgttgtgttcagtatgttctgctcACCGTGTTactgtgttggtgttgtgttcagtatgttctgctcACCGTGCtgctgtgttggtgttgtgttcaaTATGTTCTGCTCACCGTGCTGCTGGTGCGCCTCAGCCAGGCGCTGCATGGCGTGCTGCACCAGCTGTCCAGAGGGACTCGGTGTCTGCGTCGCTCTGTCAGCCGTCGGAGGCCTCGGGCAGCGCGGGGAGCTCGGTACCGAGTCTCCGTCGGAGGAGAAGTATCCGCTGGAGGCTCGGCGGGGGAGCTGGAATATAGACCTGGTCTGGAACACGCCGAGGCCGTCCACAGGGGAGCCggctctggttctggttctgaccCAGGACGGAGAGTCCGGCTCTCCTCCTCCGGTGGAGTCGAGGCGGCCGAAGCTCCGCTCCGGAGCTGGATCTCCTCCTCCGGTCCCCGGTGGGCCCGTTACTGGGGTCGAGCCATCGGACGGGTTTTGTGGCCTGttggaggaacagagaggaaccGTCAGTCTGGGCTTCCAGCTTCCAGCCACCTCACATCCAGCTGCATCTGGAACAGCAGCTTGATGTGAAGTAGCATGTCACATCTGGACCGGTCTGGAGGTTCAGGGTTCCTTTAGAACTTTACAGGGTTCTCTcatttaaaggggctctatgtaagaatcataatgtgttgttaacagcatcacctgtgtccgttaagtcaactaaagtcagcgtcctgttgctggcgcttgtgctcgctctacatagacatgaaggagcatcgctcaacacagtgaggagacacacgtcagctaaaagcacaatatcactctatattccagctgcttggcagtaatgttagctgaccagaccaaggtctctccatgaatcaatgctgatcctagaaGTTGCTGATTGCAGCAGATTTTTGACTTgttgagaataataataataataatcagtctGGACGGATCCGTCTCAGCGGACCAGAATCCAGTAAATCATCTTAAATCATCTTAAACGAACATTTCTGCTCATAAATCGGAATTTATTGAATCAAAGTAAATTATTATgcagatattatttttttaagtcacTTTATTTAAAACCAATAAAGATATTTACATCTTCttcattttcagttttatcAGTGAACTTCTAATAAAGAGACTCTGAGTCGCTTCCTGTTTGTCCAGACTGACCTACAGACTGACCTACAGACTGAACTTCAGCTTCCTAACCAGAGggttcctccttctcctccttgtACTTCTGAACCAAAACCAGCTCACATTATTAACAACTGGATCTCAGAACCAGAGTCTCCATGAGCCGACAGAACACAGTTACACAGCTTGGAAACACTCTCCTTTCGCTTTTTACGCATTCGCCTATTCTGAGAGTTATTACGCGTCATTACGCGTCATTACGCACGGAGAAACAGCGGCCAGACCCGCTGTAACCGGACCCGGtgccggtcctccggtcctccggtctgATGAGAGTCTATGAGAGTCTAAACTCTCTCTGGGGGTTCCGGTGCAGATCCGAGTCCGACTAGGAGACATGTTAAAGCGGGTCAGGAGGCACGGAGagaaaccagaaccagaacgaACCGACGGGGCACCTTCAGCCGAGAGCAACACCGGCACCAGAACACCAGAACCAGATCACCAGAACACCAGAACAACGGCTAACAGGTCCTCTGATCATCTGATCACCTGATCACCAGATCAGGTGATCAGATGTTAAATGTTTAAGGAGATCCGTTCAGCGGCTCGTCGGCACCTCCTGCTGctgaacggagagagagagagacagacgaggCTGGAGGATCTATATTAACATGGAGAGAGgaggctgagaggctgagaggaggctaagaggctgagaggaggctgagaggaggctaagaggctgagaggaggctgagaggctgagaggaggctgagaggaggcgaggaggctaagaggctgagaggaggctaagaggctgagaggaggctgagaggctgagaggaggctaagaggctgagaggaggctgagaggctgagaggctgagaggaggctaagaggctgagaggaggctgagaggctgagaggaggcTAAGAGGCTGaggagaggctgagaggaggcTAAGAGGCTGAGAGGAGGCTAAGAGGCTGAGAAGAGGCTGAGAGGAGGCTAAGAGGCTGAGAGgaggctgagaggctgagaCGTTCTTAGTTTCTATATTAACGTGGAGCAGAACAACGGCAGCTAAACATGATCGTGACTGCtgggaggaggtagaggagatagaggaggtag encodes:
- the bcl2l11 gene encoding bcl-2-like protein 11, translated to MHHPSRPQNPSDGSTPVTGPPGTGGGDPAPERSFGRLDSTGGGEPDSPSWVRTRTRAGSPVDGLGVFQTRSIFQLPRRASSGYFSSDGDSVPSSPRCPRPPTADRATQTPSPSGQLVQHAMQRLAEAHQQHGRPPSTLHPEDAAEDMQAEAMQAEAVGRELRRIGDDFNTLLHRGMAGGHRRDEIPPNPPAHQEPSVLLCVGVLLLLIGRMIYLQGGTSSQDHSQV